The genomic stretch GGATTTGATTGACATAATATATAGACTCATCACTAGGGTCAACCTTCTCCAGACCGCCCCAAGACGTATTGATGATGGTAGGTATTTTATGTTTTTGGAGTAGATCAATGATAATTTTAGAATTTGACAGAGGATCGGTGTTGCTCATAGATCCAAAGGTGAGCAATATTGCCTTGGGGTACTGTTGTAGCCAGTCTCTCAAATCCTTTGGTGGCTCATAGGACTTAGTTTGGTTACGAAAGTAGTAACCTGTAATTTTTGCTGATTTTGGCCAAATTTCAGGTCTTGGAAATAGAGAAGGGGAGATGGTATATATTGTCTGAAGCTGATTTAATTCAAAATCCCTTAATGTTCTAGTGGAAATCTTTATCAAAGGAAAATCTGAATAATATTTACCCACAAATTTTTTCATAGCCATCCGTCTCATGTTGTTTATCACCCCATAAGATTTTAGATTCCATGTTTGTCCCAAAGGTTTCCATTTGCCCAGACCTATATGCGGATAGTCTTTGGAAGGATGTGTCAGGCAGGGGATAGGAGTGAGCAAAGTGTAATGGTAAGGCTTTGCCATGGCTGCAACATAAAAGTATAAGCATTTTGCATGGAAGATGATTCGATCAGGATGGTGGTTGTTCAGAGTGTCCCTTTGCTGGGAGATTAGAAGATGCTGAAGACTTAAAGAGCTTTTTGCCAGCTTGATATAATTTGTAAGTTGCTTCCAGGTATTTCCGCCTCCGCCCATGATATTCTTGCCACTTTGGGATTCCAATAATTCCAGAAAGCCCTTGTCAAAAGCGACGAATTCGTACCCAAGTTGGGTTACAGTTTCTCTAAACTGTTCCGGAAAAAGACAAATTACTTCATGACCAGCATCAGCGAAGATCTCTGCCTGTGCTAAAAATGGCTCAATATCTCCCCGGGTTCCTAAAGCGGCAAAGAGTGTTTTCATGACTTATTTTTTTAATATTTGCTCTTTCATTAGCTTTAAACCATAATCTACTTCAAATTTTCATCACTTCGTCCTATTTCCATGAAGTGCTTTGTACCGAATCGGTGAACTCTAGCTTCTTAGTAAATTAA from Algoriphagus sp. NG3 encodes the following:
- a CDS encoding glycosyltransferase; translated protein: MKTLFAALGTRGDIEPFLAQAEIFADAGHEVICLFPEQFRETVTQLGYEFVAFDKGFLELLESQSGKNIMGGGGNTWKQLTNYIKLAKSSLSLQHLLISQQRDTLNNHHPDRIIFHAKCLYFYVAAMAKPYHYTLLTPIPCLTHPSKDYPHIGLGKWKPLGQTWNLKSYGVINNMRRMAMKKFVGKYYSDFPLIKISTRTLRDFELNQLQTIYTISPSLFPRPEIWPKSAKITGYYFRNQTKSYEPPKDLRDWLQQYPKAILLTFGSMSNTDPLSNSKIIIDLLQKHKIPTIINTSWGGLEKVDPSDESIYYVNQIPYDWILPQLYGIIHHGGSGTTHQGAAHGCVQMIVPHIIDQYFWNRIIEQRKIGPLGTAIHNLDIHKFEKALKDFWSNPEYAENAKTLALQMKTEAKREIVLQLVINPNA